The Methanothermobacter sp. DNA window CACTAATGCTAAAACACCTAAACAAGAAAAAAGAAGCCACACTAATAGAAAAAGCCCTCACAAAAACACTAAAAAAAGGAATAAAAACACCAGACCTCAAAGGAAAACACACAACAACACAAGTAGCAGAAGCAATAAGAAATGAACTATTGAAAATGAATCTTTAAAAGCCCCCCAAAATAATATCAAGGACTAAAAGTTTTTATATTTTTGTATTAGGGCTAGAATATTGGAATGGAGATTATATACACAATAAATTACCTATTTAGGGGGTTTATTTTGTTATCATGGTCCCTATACCCTTTTTTGTGAAGATTTCTAATAATAAGGAATGTTCGATTCGTCCATCGATGATATGCGCTGATGAAACACCATCCTTTATTGCCTGGATACATGTGAGAGCTTTAGGGAGCATTCCACCTTTTATGACGCCCTCTTTGATAAGATCGTCCAGTTCACTTATACTAATCTTCTCTATTAAAGTTTCAGGGTTTTTGGGGTCTTCTAAAATTCCTGGGACATCTGTGAGTATTATAAGTTTCTCGGCGCCGATTTCAGCGGCTACTTCACCGGCAACGGTATCAGCATTCAAATTTAAAGTTTCAGCGTTCTTGTCGATTCCAATAGGCGAAATTATAGGTATGTAACCATTACTCGTTAATATCTCCAATATTTCAGGGTTTACAGATTCTATCTCACCGACTAGTCCAAGGTCTATTTCCTGTTCTTCTCCTGTTTCCTCATCCTTGATTATGTGGGGTGCTTTTTTCCTGGCAAGCAAAAGTTGGCTGTCCTTGCCGGATAATCCTATACCCTTACCTCCATGGAAGCATATCTTTGATACTATGCTCGTGTTTATTTTACCGACGAGAACCATTTTAACTATATCCATTGTTTCTTCATCTGTAACTCTTAAACCCTCGATGAATTTAGGCTTTTTACCCATCTTGTTCATAGCACGGGATATCTCAGGTCCTCCGCCATGAACTACAATTGGTTCCATCCCAACATATTTCAGGAGTACGGTGTCTCTTGCTGTTGAGTCCATGGCCTCTTCTTGTATCATGGCGTGTCCACCATATTTTATGAGGATTTTTTTACCATGAAATCTTTTAATGTATGGTAGAGCTTCCACAAGGATCTTTACAGTTTCCATCCATATCTCGACTCCTTATGTTGTATATTCTGCATTTATCTTCACATAATCATAGGTTAGGTCGCAACCATAAGCTTTTGCAGTCTCTTTGCCAATGCCCAAGTCTATGACTATCCTTATCTTATCTTCTTTCATGAGATCTCTTGCAATTTTAAGTTCTCTGCTCTCTTCGGATGCTATGATCTCACCTTCTTTTATAAGGTTAATCTTTCTATTTTCACCCTCCAAGATAATGGACATTTTTTCTTTTTCTATAACGGCTCCTGAGTATCCTATCGCTGCTATGATCCTCCCCCAGTTCGGATCCGCCCCAAATAGTGCTGTTTTAACGAGCGAAGACCCGGCAACAGCCCTAGCAACCCTTTTAGCATCCTTTAGAGACTTGGCATTTAAGATTTCCACTTCCATATACTTGGTGGCCCCTTCACCATCCCTTGCTATCATCTTTGCAAGTTCCCTGCATGTTAAATTTAAAGCTTCTTGGAAATTATCATCTATTTTTCCTGATTTTCCAGTTGCTACTAATATGACCATATCATTGGTGCTTTCATCCCCATCGACTATTACCATGTTAAAGGTTTCATCCACCGCTGTTCTGAGAGCCTCTTTTAACTGTAATGGTGATGCCTTCACGTCCGTGGTTA harbors:
- the argJ gene encoding bifunctional ornithine acetyltransferase/N-acetylglutamate synthase — protein: MKLIEGGVCAVDNILAWGSRKGKYGLGILYAGKSTAAAVFTSNKIKAEPIKLTMKHLEDGKLSAIIANSGNANCFTGPKGMEDAHRMVKIVAEGLSIPEDMVAVASTGVIGRKMPMNIIEPLTQKVLRGLENSPRGSRRFAEAIMTTDTFPKEFAVEFELEDGNKARIGGVAKGSGMIAPNMATMLSFITTDVKASPLQLKEALRTAVDETFNMVIVDGDESTNDMVILVATGKSGKIDDNFQEALNLTCRELAKMIARDGEGATKYMEVEILNAKSLKDAKRVARAVAGSSLVKTALFGADPNWGRIIAAIGYSGAVIEKEKMSIILEGENRKINLIKEGEIIASEESRELKIARDLMKEDKIRIVIDLGIGKETAKAYGCDLTYDYVKINAEYTT
- the argB gene encoding acetylglutamate kinase, with amino-acid sequence METVKILVEALPYIKRFHGKKILIKYGGHAMIQEEAMDSTARDTVLLKYVGMEPIVVHGGGPEISRAMNKMGKKPKFIEGLRVTDEETMDIVKMVLVGKINTSIVSKICFHGGKGIGLSGKDSQLLLARKKAPHIIKDEETGEEQEIDLGLVGEIESVNPEILEILTSNGYIPIISPIGIDKNAETLNLNADTVAGEVAAEIGAEKLIILTDVPGILEDPKNPETLIEKISISELDDLIKEGVIKGGMLPKALTCIQAIKDGVSSAHIIDGRIEHSLLLEIFTKKGIGTMITK
- a CDS encoding isocitrate/isopropylmalate family dehydrogenase, which encodes MLKHLNKKKEATLIEKALTKTLKKGIKTPDLKGKHTTTQVAEAIRNELLKMNL